The following are encoded in a window of Trichocoleus desertorum ATA4-8-CV12 genomic DNA:
- a CDS encoding ImmA/IrrE family metallo-endopeptidase, translated as MGVIKPHRQLNKKQIEQQADKVLAAMQSNDFMPKKWSNLAERTADFFDLCVDWVPFDPKQDGIVAAKIYPTDKRIELNLDFQALHTNEGLYQSTVSHEVGHWVLQINQAEAEGTIFQGELPLTPAMDREIFLCRTVDEQMLYQTTQRTQSDWREWQAQYFSSCLLMPQFKIEEARKGRNLLNWNHLKAIQEELGVSQRNLVHRLKDLELIEESGRRLYPGRRLKSGEPLLASWQESSSTPD; from the coding sequence GTGGGAGTGATCAAGCCGCATAGACAACTCAACAAGAAACAGATTGAACAGCAGGCTGATAAAGTCCTTGCAGCGATGCAATCCAATGACTTTATGCCTAAGAAGTGGTCGAACCTGGCTGAACGCACGGCTGACTTCTTTGACCTCTGCGTTGACTGGGTGCCCTTCGACCCGAAGCAAGACGGCATTGTCGCTGCGAAAATCTATCCCACAGACAAGCGAATTGAATTGAACTTGGATTTTCAAGCCTTACACACTAATGAAGGGCTTTACCAATCAACTGTAAGTCACGAGGTTGGGCACTGGGTGCTACAGATCAACCAGGCGGAAGCGGAGGGAACCATCTTTCAGGGTGAACTTCCTCTGACGCCAGCTATGGATAGGGAAATCTTTCTATGCCGAACTGTAGACGAGCAGATGCTTTATCAGACGACCCAGAGAACCCAAAGTGATTGGCGCGAGTGGCAAGCACAATATTTTTCCAGTTGCCTGCTTATGCCCCAATTCAAGATTGAGGAGGCCCGCAAAGGACGGAACTTGTTGAACTGGAACCACCTGAAAGCTATCCAGGAAGAGTTAGGAGTTTCGCAACGGAATTTGGTACATCGGCTGAAAGATCTGGAGTTGATTGAGGAAAGCGGCAGGCGGCTTTATCCCGGTAGAAGGCTGAAGTCTGGTGAGCCGTTATTGGCAAGTTGGCAGGAATCGTCATCTACCCCAGATTAA
- a CDS encoding helix-turn-helix domain-containing protein: MDQTFGKRLREARRSKGYSQRELAGFVDVDYTYLSKLENDRADYPPKEDVLRALARHLELDAEELSYLAGRITAEDAKVVQDLAKTHQKQMPVLLRTIRDNPAIAQRILQEAQQEEHPEDL; the protein is encoded by the coding sequence GTGGATCAAACCTTTGGTAAACGGCTTCGAGAAGCTCGGCGGAGCAAGGGTTACAGCCAACGAGAGCTTGCAGGTTTCGTTGACGTTGATTACACCTATCTGTCCAAGCTGGAAAACGATCGCGCCGATTATCCTCCAAAGGAAGATGTGCTTCGGGCACTGGCTCGCCATCTTGAGCTAGATGCTGAAGAACTCAGCTACCTGGCAGGTCGAATTACAGCAGAAGACGCAAAGGTGGTACAAGACTTAGCGAAAACGCATCAAAAACAAATGCCAGTTCTACTCAGAACAATTCGTGATAACCCTGCGATCGCACAGCGAATTTTGCAAGAGGCACAACAGGAAGAGCACCCGGAGGACTTATAG
- a CDS encoding Uma2 family endonuclease — MVQALPQLMSLDEFLNWYPDGYGRYELWNGVVIEMQPTGTHEQVGGFLAGELFLESKRLQLPYIIPRQAIIKPLDTEKSGYNPDVIVLDQPALAEEPLWRKRSTITQGESVRVVIEIVSTNWRDDYGHKFIDYEALQIPEYWIVDYLGLGGRRYIGSPKQATLSVYQLVDGEYQVQQFRGSDRISSVAFPELQLTAEQVFAAGQ; from the coding sequence ATGGTGCAAGCGCTTCCTCAACTGATGAGCTTAGACGAGTTTCTCAACTGGTATCCAGATGGCTACGGTCGCTACGAATTGTGGAATGGGGTCGTCATTGAAATGCAACCGACGGGAACACATGAGCAAGTGGGCGGTTTTCTTGCAGGGGAGTTGTTCCTAGAGAGCAAGCGGCTGCAATTGCCCTATATTATTCCTCGGCAGGCAATCATCAAGCCACTAGATACAGAAAAGTCAGGCTATAACCCCGATGTGATTGTTCTAGACCAGCCCGCATTGGCTGAAGAACCCCTCTGGAGGAAGCGCTCCACCATTACCCAAGGCGAATCAGTGCGAGTGGTCATCGAGATAGTCAGCACCAATTGGCGCGACGACTATGGGCACAAGTTTATTGATTACGAGGCACTGCAAATCCCAGAATACTGGATTGTCGATTACCTCGGCTTAGGCGGCAGGCGCTACATTGGCTCACCTAAACAGGCAACACTCTCGGTTTATCAGCTAGTAGACGGCGAGTATCAAGTTCAACAATTTCGAGGCAGCGATCGCATTAGTTCTGTGGCTTTTCCAGAATTGCAACTCACCGCCGAGCAGGTTTTTGCAGCAGGTCAATAG
- a CDS encoding relaxase/mobilization nuclease domain-containing protein, with protein MIGKTLQNHNFRETTQYVLDKEAARLLGGSVMGSDADTISREFLLSQDLNLTIERPVYHLIDAYSYEDAATQDLNDEFLRDRAIARFAGLVVSAREPNLLRSDDKTAYKQQISEFIESELYEYQWFCAVHEDTKHRHTHFVASRINLLDGRAIPTWQDHERSQRICRETEKEYGLQPPKPV; from the coding sequence ATGATTGGGAAGACGTTGCAGAATCACAACTTTAGAGAAACCACTCAATACGTGCTCGATAAGGAAGCGGCACGGTTACTCGGAGGCAGTGTAATGGGGTCTGATGCGGATACCATCTCACGAGAATTCCTCTTATCACAGGACTTAAACCTCACCATTGAGCGGCCCGTTTATCACCTGATTGATGCCTATAGCTATGAAGATGCCGCAACTCAGGATTTGAATGACGAGTTTTTAAGAGACAGAGCGATCGCTCGGTTTGCTGGATTAGTCGTATCAGCGAGGGAGCCAAACTTGCTGCGAAGCGACGACAAAACTGCATATAAACAGCAGATCAGTGAGTTTATTGAGTCGGAACTATACGAGTATCAATGGTTCTGTGCCGTCCACGAAGACACGAAGCATCGGCATACGCATTTCGTTGCCAGTCGCATCAATCTGCTAGACGGTCGTGCGATTCCCACTTGGCAGGACCACGAGCGCAGCCAGCGCATTTGTCGCGAGACCGAAAAAGAGTATGGACTCCAACCTCCGAAACCCGTGTAG